A single Mangifera indica cultivar Alphonso chromosome 20, CATAS_Mindica_2.1, whole genome shotgun sequence DNA region contains:
- the LOC123204254 gene encoding aluminum-activated malate transporter 9-like has protein sequence MNGKKDCVEINIPTATKTKRQEPGGREEFSVEAWIQKVWEFAKEDSNRLKFSFKVGLAVLLISLLILFRAPYEIFGTNIIWSILTVAIMFEYTVGSTFNRGFNRALGSLLAGILAIVVAQLALSAGLVAEPIIIGISIFFIGVITSFMKQWPSLVPYEYGFRVILFTYCLIIVSGYRMGNPIRTSMDRLYSIAIGGFIAVLVNVLVFPIWAGEQLHKELVKNFNSVADSLEECVKKYLEDEGLDYPEFSKTVMDEFPDEPAYKKCKATLNSSSKLDSLAVSAKWEPPHGRFRHFFYPWSEYVKVGAVLRYCAYEVMALHGVLHSEIQAPYNLRITFQAEIQDVTSQAAEVVRSLGKDIGNMKRSLVTSLLKRVHSSSERLQRTMDMHSYLLTAYCDPPDVNSSKPLSRLSNTFSSTLPEEANPERNSLENNNTDSVNQNCSFSGALTTAQQAQPESYHEMMRKQSRRMHSWPSREVDAFEEEGVNTDFLPRMRALESTAALSLATFTSLLIEFVARLDHLVEAVDELAKMAKFKHEGV, from the exons ATGAATGGAAAAAAGGACTGTGTTGAGATCAACATTCCTACAGCTACCAAAACTAAACGGCAAGAACCCGGGGGCCGCGAAGAGTTTTCCGTCGAGGCATGGATTCAGAAAGTCTGGGAATTTGCCAAAGAAGACAGCAACAGActgaaattttcattcaaagtgGGCCTTGCCGTTCTGCTAATCTCTTTGCTCATTCTATTCCGGGCTCCCTATGAAATTTTTGGCACCAATATTATCTGGTCCATCCTCACCGTTGCCATTATGTTCGAGTATACTGTTG GTTCAACATTTAATCGAGGATTCAACCGAGCACTTGGAAGCTTGCTTGCTGGTATTTTAGCTATTGTAGTTGCTCAGTTGGCTCTCTCTGCAGGCCTGGTTGCTGAACCAATTATAATTGGCATTAGCATCTTCTTCATAG GGGTTATCACATCATTTATGAAGCAATGGCCATCGCTGGTGCCATATGAGTATGGATTCAGGGTCATACTTTTTACCTACTGTTTAATAATAGTCTCTGGATATAGAATGGGAAACCCAATAAGAACTTCCATGGATCGACTGTATTCGATTGCCATTGGAGGTTTCATAGCAGTCCTGGTGAATGTTCTCGTTTTCCCTATATGGGCGGGAGAGCAATTGCACAAGGAGCTCGTCAAAAACTTTAACTCTGTGGCAGACTCTCTTGAAg AATGTGTGAAGAAGTATTTAGAAGATGAAGGGTTAGATTATCCAGAGTTCTCTAAGACTGTCATGGATGAATTCCCAGATGAACCTGCTTATAAGAAATGCAAAGCCACCTTAAATTCTTCATCAAAACTGGACTCTTTG GCTGTTTCTGCAAAATGGGAACCCCCACATGGCAGATTTCGACACTTCTTTTATCCATGGTCAGAGTATGTTAAAGTGGGAGCAGTTTTACGATATTGTGCTTATGAGGTTATGGCACTTCATGGTGTTCTTCACTCTGAGATTCag GCACCCTACAATCTCCGAATCACATTCCAGGCGGAGATCCAAGATGTGACAAGCCAGGCGGCGGAGGTGGTGAGGAGTTTGGGAAAAGACATTGGCAACATGAAGCGAAGTCTCGTAACTTCACTACTGAAAAGGGTTCACAGTTCAAGTGAAAGACTCCAACGCACCATGGACATGCATTCTTATCTTCTCACAGCTTACTGTGACCCTCCCGACGTCAACTCTTCCAAGCCCCTCTCAAGACTCTCTAACACCTTCTCTTCAACTCTCCCTGAGGAGGCAAATCCTGAAAGGAACAGTCTGGAGAATAATAACACTGATTCAGTAAACCAAAACTGTTCTTTTTCCGGGGCTCTAACAACAGCACAACAAGCACAGCCGGAGTCTTATCATGAGATGATGAGGAAGCAGTCGAGAAGGATGCATTCTTGGCCATCTAGAGAGGTGGATGCTTTTGAAGAAGAAGGTGTTAATACGGATTTCTTGCCTAGAATGAGGGCACTAGAGAGCACTGCAGCATTGTCACTTGCTACTTTTACTTCGTTGCTGATTGAGTTTGTTGCCAGGCTTGATCACTTGGTTGAAGCAGTCGATGAACTTGCTAAAATGGCTAAGTTCAAGCATGAAGGTGTATAG
- the LOC123204158 gene encoding dirigent protein 5-like, which produces MKGLAAMLLCFFLLLVAPPSASSSSRKSSKYPKPCNQFVLYYHDILFGRTRNILSNSTSYRITNATNLGNYQFGSLIVFDDPITKDENLRSPPVATAQGLYVYDMRSDYSTLFAFSLIFNSTERKGTLNILGSDPLGPPSRDLSVVGGTGDFFMARGIVTFTTEAIESIEYFRLKMDFKLYECY; this is translated from the coding sequence atgaaaggGCTTGCAGCAATGTtgctttgtttctttcttttacttGTTGCTCCTCCTTCAGCTTCATCTTCCTCCAGGAAAAGTTCCAAATACCCAAAACCCTGCAACCAGTTTGTGCTCTATTATCATGACATCCTTTTCGGCAGAACTCGCAACATTCTCTCTAACTCAACGTCTTACAGAATTACAAACGCCACCAACCTTGGCAACTATCAGTTTGGCTCTCTCATTGTTTTCGATGACCCCATTACCAAAGATGAAAACCTGCGGTCTCCTCCTGTGGCCACCGCTCAAGGGCTGTATGTATACGATATGAGAAGTGATTATAGTACTCTCTTTGctttttcattgattttcaaCTCGACTGAACGTAAAGGCACTCTGAATATCTTGGGGTCGGACCCTTTAGGGCCACCTTCCAGGGATCTCTCTGTGGTTGGAGGGACTGGAGACTTTTTCATGGCGAGAGGTATTGTAACTTTCACAACTGAAGCTATAGAAAGCATCGAGTATTTCAGACTCAAGATGGATTTTAAGTTGTATGAATGTTATTGA